In a genomic window of Gambusia affinis linkage group LG04, SWU_Gaff_1.0, whole genome shotgun sequence:
- the golga7ba gene encoding golgin A7 family, member Ba, with amino-acid sequence MATEFHNLQELRHSASLANKVFIQRDYSEGTTCKFQTKFPSELESRIELTLFEETVKTLNNFYAEAEKIGGQSYLEGCLACATAYLIFLCMETRYEKVLKKIAKYIQEQNEKIYAPRGLLITDPIERGMRVIEISIYEDRGSSGSSSGSSSVSGSTAR; translated from the exons ATGGCGACAGAG TTCCATAACCTGCAGGAGTTGAGGCACAGCGCGTCTCTTGCCAACAAGGTGTTCATCCAGAGGGACTACAGCGAAGGGACCACATGCAAGTTTCAGACCAAGTTCCCGTCTGAGCTAGAGAGCAGG ATTGAACTGACTCTGTTTGAGGAGACTGTGAAGACACTGAACAACTTCTACGCAGAGGCAGAAAAGATTGGAGGCCAGTCTTACCTGGAGGGCTGTCTGGCGTGTGCCACGGCTTATCTCATCTTCCTCTGCATGGAGACTCGCTATGAGAAG GTGTTGAAGAAAATAGCAAAGTACATTCAAGAGCAGAACGAGAAGATCTATGCTCCCAGAGGTCTGCTTATCACTGATCCTATCGAAAGGGGAATGCGTGTT ATTGAGATATCCATCTACGAAGACCGAGGTTCCAGTGGCTCCAGCTCCGGCAGCAGTTCGGTTTCTGGCAGCACCGCTCGATGA